One genomic segment of Sphingorhabdus sp. M41 includes these proteins:
- a CDS encoding phosphodiesterase: protein MLMAQITDIHLGFDPDNPAEFNRKRLDQAIKMICAMSPQPDILLATGDLVDRGDQESYRRLENALSVVPFPVHMCLGNHDLRTPFNKQFPDVPTADGFVQYEVDTPELRLLFLDTLEEGRHGGAFCKVRAAWLSDRLAEKQDKPTILILHHPPVESGIEWMTTHPDEPWVTRLAGTVAGHDQVKGMITGHLHRNISTWWGDISLAICASTAPQVALDLNPIDPEHPDGRNMIVADPPAIALHYWNGRQLISHFENAEEHVMLARYDENLQPLVRALLAERPE, encoded by the coding sequence ATGTTAATGGCGCAGATCACGGATATTCACCTGGGCTTTGACCCTGATAATCCGGCAGAATTCAACCGCAAGCGGCTCGATCAGGCGATCAAGATGATTTGCGCGATGAGCCCGCAGCCCGATATCTTGCTCGCCACCGGCGATCTTGTCGATCGCGGCGATCAGGAAAGCTATCGCCGGCTGGAAAATGCTTTGTCGGTTGTGCCTTTCCCGGTCCACATGTGTCTCGGCAACCACGATCTGCGGACGCCGTTCAACAAGCAATTCCCCGATGTCCCGACAGCGGATGGCTTTGTCCAATATGAGGTCGATACGCCGGAACTCCGGCTGCTGTTTCTCGATACGCTGGAAGAGGGCCGGCATGGCGGCGCCTTTTGCAAGGTCCGCGCTGCATGGCTGTCGGACCGCCTCGCTGAAAAGCAGGACAAGCCGACAATCCTGATCCTGCACCATCCGCCGGTGGAAAGTGGCATCGAGTGGATGACCACCCATCCGGACGAGCCCTGGGTGACGCGGCTGGCTGGCACGGTCGCTGGCCATGATCAGGTCAAGGGCATGATTACCGGTCATTTGCACCGCAATATCTCGACCTGGTGGGGAGACATCAGTCTGGCGATCTGCGCCTCGACCGCGCCGCAAGTGGCGCTCGATCTCAACCCGATCGATCCCGAGCATCCCGATGGCCGCAACATGATCGTCGCCGACCCACCGGCTATTGCCCTGCATTACTGGAACGGTCGTCAGCTGATCAGCCATTTCGAAAATGCCGAGGAGCATGTCATGCTGGCTCGTTACGACGAGAATCTGCAGCCGCTGGTCCGCGCTCTGCTGGCCGAGCGACCGGAATAG
- a CDS encoding M3 family metallopeptidase: MRFTISTRKFFLGVSSAALIGATATPALADHHGKKMTTAELNKMSAMQTAQAATSDNAASDNSVLQPWTGPYDGVPPWDEVKVSDFPAAFQATMDKIQADVNAIRDNPAPATFENFTVPMELVGNEANNLFAIWGVHSSNLSNDEVREIQGEWMPKVSAFFDQLTLDPKLLAKTKAVYDNRESAGLDAMQTRLVERNYEQLVRDGALLDGAKKETLIAYNTELSKAFNDFSNKVLADEETFIFLTDEADLAGLPDSFVASLKAAAEEQGKTGWALKNTRSVMQPFLQNSTRRDLREKVYNAYINRGDNGDANDTNATIAKILKLRADRAKLLGFKTHAHYRMADTMAKEPEAAMDLMMKVWPAAVARVGEEVADMQAVADAEGAGITIAPWDYRYYAEKVRKAKYDLDAAEIKPYFQLDKMMDALFDAAGKLYGMTFTETTGTIPVFDPEVRTFEVKRDGKLIGVQFFDNYARKGKRSGAWMTTYKDKYKLGGNNKYTISSNNNNFVKGGDGEPTLISLDDATTLFHEFGHALHYLNYDITYPGLANTPRDFVEYPSQVNENWLMTPYILSTYATHYKTGEPIPKELVEKIQASKTFNEGFSTVEYLSSAIVDMKLHNRETPVTDPDKFERETLTEIGMPKEIVMRHRLPQFNHLFSSDAYSAGYYSYLWSETMDADSWAAFEEAGSPWDKTTAERFRTILLSTGNETDRKEAYREFRGRDPEVKYILKKRGFPVPGE, from the coding sequence ATGCGATTCACGATATCCACCCGCAAATTCTTTCTGGGCGTGTCCAGCGCCGCGCTGATCGGCGCGACTGCGACACCCGCTCTGGCCGACCATCATGGAAAAAAAATGACAACAGCAGAATTGAACAAAATGTCTGCGATGCAGACAGCTCAAGCCGCAACCAGCGACAATGCCGCGAGCGACAATAGCGTTCTCCAGCCATGGACCGGACCCTATGATGGCGTGCCACCATGGGATGAAGTCAAGGTTTCCGATTTTCCTGCCGCTTTCCAGGCGACAATGGACAAGATCCAGGCCGACGTGAACGCGATCCGCGACAACCCGGCGCCCGCGACCTTCGAAAATTTCACCGTACCGATGGAACTGGTCGGCAATGAAGCCAATAATCTGTTCGCCATCTGGGGCGTGCACAGCAGCAATCTTTCCAATGACGAGGTCCGCGAAATCCAGGGCGAATGGATGCCCAAGGTCTCGGCTTTCTTCGACCAGCTGACTCTCGACCCGAAATTGCTGGCCAAGACCAAAGCGGTTTATGACAATCGTGAATCCGCTGGCCTCGATGCTATGCAGACCCGGTTGGTCGAGCGCAATTACGAGCAACTGGTCCGTGACGGCGCGCTGCTGGACGGCGCGAAAAAAGAAACGCTGATCGCTTACAATACCGAATTGTCGAAGGCGTTTAACGATTTCTCCAACAAGGTATTGGCCGATGAAGAAACCTTCATCTTCCTGACCGACGAAGCGGATCTGGCTGGTCTGCCGGACAGTTTTGTTGCCTCGCTCAAGGCAGCAGCCGAAGAGCAGGGCAAGACCGGCTGGGCGCTGAAAAACACCCGCTCGGTGATGCAGCCTTTCCTGCAGAATTCGACCCGTCGCGATCTGCGCGAAAAAGTCTACAATGCCTATATCAACCGCGGCGACAATGGCGATGCCAATGACACCAACGCGACCATCGCCAAGATCCTGAAGCTGCGCGCCGACCGCGCCAAGCTCCTGGGCTTCAAGACCCACGCCCATTACCGCATGGCCGACACGATGGCGAAAGAGCCGGAAGCGGCGATGGACCTGATGATGAAAGTCTGGCCAGCGGCGGTTGCCCGCGTCGGTGAAGAAGTCGCCGACATGCAGGCTGTTGCCGATGCCGAAGGCGCTGGTATCACGATCGCGCCCTGGGATTATCGCTATTATGCGGAGAAGGTCCGCAAGGCAAAATATGATCTCGATGCTGCGGAGATCAAACCCTATTTCCAGCTCGACAAGATGATGGACGCCCTGTTCGATGCAGCGGGCAAGCTCTATGGCATGACCTTCACCGAAACCACCGGCACCATTCCGGTTTTCGACCCCGAGGTGCGCACCTTTGAAGTCAAGCGCGATGGCAAGCTGATCGGTGTGCAATTTTTCGACAATTATGCGCGCAAGGGCAAAAGGTCCGGCGCGTGGATGACCACCTACAAGGACAAATACAAGCTGGGCGGCAATAACAAATATACGATTTCGTCGAACAATAATAATTTCGTCAAGGGCGGCGACGGCGAGCCGACTTTGATCAGCCTCGACGATGCCACGACCCTGTTCCACGAATTCGGTCACGCGCTGCACTATCTCAACTATGACATCACCTATCCCGGTCTCGCCAATACGCCGCGCGACTTTGTCGAATATCCGAGCCAGGTGAACGAGAATTGGCTGATGACGCCCTATATCCTGTCGACTTATGCCACCCACTACAAGACCGGCGAGCCGATCCCGAAGGAACTGGTCGAAAAGATCCAGGCGTCCAAGACCTTCAACGAGGGCTTTTCGACGGTGGAATATCTGTCCTCGGCGATCGTCGACATGAAGCTGCACAACCGCGAGACCCCGGTCACCGATCCGGACAAGTTCGAGCGCGAGACGCTGACCGAAATCGGCATGCCGAAAGAGATCGTGATGCGGCACCGCCTGCCGCAGTTCAACCATCTCTTCTCGTCCGACGCCTATTCGGCCGGCTATTACAGCTATCTCTGGTCGGAAACGATGGACGCCGACAGCTGGGCCGCGTTCGAGGAAGCCGGCAGCCCGTGGGACAAGACCACGGCCGAGCGTTTCCGTACGATCCTGCTGTCGACCGGCAACGAAACCGACCGCAAGGAAGCCTATCGCGAATTCCGCGGCCGCGATCCGGAGGTAAAATATATCCTCAAGAAGCGTGGTTTTCCTGTACCGGGTGAATGA
- a CDS encoding MFS transporter, translating to MNKQEPTSLHLTLPNRLSYGLGGAVYAVKEAAYVMFVLLFYTQVLGLSGTATGIVLALSLVWDAVSDPMVGSWSDRFKSRWGRRHPFMIFSTVPMGLGFIALFAPPDFVLDSELSLAGWLLGCSLWIRTALTFFSIPHYTLVAEITQDYHDRSALMGQRTAFLFLTTLLLPSACLYFLFDEGAGGDGRFIASNYVTYGWLSALFVWITATACIAGTWKFIGHTRVDPARAPSTPGFAGLWRDFLSTFQNRNFRNVLGYDLGATASYGITIALNVIFWTYFWELGATEMGVLLGLSVVIAVPIAMVFLKTAGRRMPKHDIVKWAVVVMLLDLSWPYFLRWFDLIPDNGDPVIFGILVVQNAVFMSFFILRIVAIASLTADLTDEHEAETGLRQEGGFYAVLQFTTKLGGAVGPLYGGFALDMVGLEEGMRPGSVEQSTLDALVLIGAAAIVPLMLVAFVFTFRFSMTEERLLQIQELIARRRRNE from the coding sequence GTGAATAAGCAAGAACCCACCTCCCTGCACCTGACCCTTCCCAACCGGCTGTCCTATGGCCTTGGCGGGGCGGTTTATGCGGTGAAGGAAGCGGCCTATGTCATGTTCGTGCTGCTGTTCTACACGCAGGTGCTCGGGCTGAGCGGGACGGCGACGGGGATTGTTCTGGCGCTCAGCCTAGTCTGGGACGCGGTGTCCGATCCGATGGTCGGCAGCTGGTCCGACCGGTTTAAAAGCCGCTGGGGAAGGCGGCATCCGTTTATGATTTTCAGCACCGTGCCAATGGGGCTCGGCTTTATCGCGCTGTTTGCGCCGCCCGATTTCGTTCTGGACAGCGAGCTATCGCTGGCGGGGTGGCTTCTGGGCTGTTCGCTATGGATCCGCACCGCGCTGACCTTTTTCTCGATCCCGCATTATACGCTGGTCGCCGAAATCACCCAGGATTATCACGACCGCAGCGCGCTGATGGGACAGCGTACGGCGTTCCTGTTTCTCACCACGCTGCTGCTGCCGTCGGCCTGTCTCTATTTTCTGTTCGACGAGGGTGCGGGCGGCGATGGCCGGTTTATTGCCAGCAATTATGTGACCTATGGATGGCTGTCAGCGCTGTTCGTCTGGATCACCGCGACGGCGTGCATCGCCGGCACCTGGAAATTTATCGGCCATACCAGGGTCGATCCCGCCCGCGCGCCGTCGACACCCGGTTTTGCCGGACTGTGGCGCGATTTTCTCTCCACATTCCAGAACCGCAATTTCCGCAATGTGCTCGGCTATGATCTGGGCGCGACCGCGTCTTATGGCATCACCATCGCGCTCAACGTCATTTTCTGGACCTATTTCTGGGAACTGGGGGCAACCGAGATGGGAGTGCTGCTCGGCCTGTCCGTAGTGATCGCAGTGCCAATTGCGATGGTCTTTCTGAAGACGGCCGGCCGACGGATGCCGAAGCATGACATTGTCAAATGGGCGGTCGTGGTGATGCTGCTCGACCTGTCCTGGCCCTATTTTCTGCGTTGGTTCGACCTGATCCCGGACAATGGTGATCCGGTGATCTTCGGGATCCTAGTCGTCCAGAATGCGGTCTTCATGAGCTTCTTCATATTGCGGATCGTGGCCATCGCGTCGTTGACCGCCGACCTGACCGACGAGCACGAAGCCGAAACCGGGCTGCGGCAAGAGGGCGGTTTCTATGCCGTGCTGCAGTTCACGACCAAACTTGGTGGCGCGGTCGGGCCACTTTACGGCGGCTTTGCGCTCGACATGGTCGGGCTGGAGGAAGGCATGCGGCCGGGATCGGTCGAGCAGTCAACACTCGACGCGCTGGTCTTGATCGGCGCCGCCGCCATCGTGCCGTTGATGCTGGTGGCGTTTGTCTTCACCTTCCGCTTCTCGATGACCGAGGAACGGTTGCTGCAAATCCAGGAACTGATCGCGCGGCGGCGACGGAACGAATGA
- a CDS encoding S46 family peptidase, whose product MTQRSVYLATGMICLFGAAASPAYAEEGMWTFGAFPTEQMREAYGWAPDKAWLDRVQAASVRLTGGCSASFVSSQGLILTNHHCVASCLYQNSDDDNDFLKNGFTAGNRAEEKKCAGQQAEVVTMISDVTADITAAIGNLSGEALTKARDAKIAAIESAGCPDTDTTRCQVVTLFGGGQYKLYSYRKYSDVRLAWSPEDRAATFGGDPDNFNFPRYSLDASFLRAYENGKPVATPAHLKWNPRAPKEGELTFVVGNPGSTSRLYTQSQLAFEREVRLPVTVATMSELRGRLIRAMEESPEKNREGLDLLGGIENSLKVYIGRTKALNDPAFTAKLAKAEADLKAKSAGNDAIGDPWADVDAAMQAYRSYYLPARFTDPTGDLYNYAQVLVLAAIESAKPNAERLPGFTDSALPLTKKRLLDERPIYPWLDELKFGWSLSKAREYLGPDDSDTKLLLGKESPEQLAERLVAGTGLADPKMRQKLWDGGLAAIEASDDPMILYARKLEARQRELKQQIDENYAGPLTNAGAKLADARFAAYGDKLYPDATFTLRISYGQVKGWMERGNQVPIATTLGGTFDRATGNEPFDLAPAFVANKDKIDPSITYDFVSTNDIIGGNSGSPVIDKAGTVIGAAFDGNIHSLGGNYGYDPALNRTVSVSVAAVQEALETIYPAPNLVKELAGK is encoded by the coding sequence ATGACCCAACGTTCGGTTTATCTCGCTACCGGCATGATTTGCCTTTTCGGCGCCGCGGCATCGCCCGCTTATGCTGAAGAGGGCATGTGGACCTTCGGCGCCTTTCCGACGGAGCAAATGCGTGAGGCCTATGGCTGGGCACCTGACAAGGCCTGGCTGGACCGCGTGCAGGCCGCGTCGGTTCGCCTCACTGGAGGATGTTCCGCCAGCTTCGTGTCTAGCCAGGGCCTTATTCTGACCAATCATCATTGCGTCGCAAGCTGTCTCTATCAAAATTCAGACGATGATAACGACTTCCTGAAAAACGGCTTTACCGCCGGAAACCGGGCTGAAGAAAAGAAATGCGCCGGGCAGCAAGCCGAGGTGGTGACCATGATCTCCGATGTAACCGCCGATATCACAGCCGCCATTGGCAATCTTAGCGGCGAGGCGCTGACCAAGGCGCGGGACGCAAAGATCGCGGCTATCGAGAGCGCCGGTTGCCCCGATACGGATACTACAAGATGCCAGGTCGTAACCCTGTTCGGCGGCGGCCAGTATAAACTCTATAGCTACCGGAAATATTCCGATGTGCGGCTGGCCTGGTCGCCAGAGGACCGCGCGGCAACATTCGGCGGCGACCCGGACAATTTCAATTTTCCCCGCTATTCGCTCGATGCGTCATTTTTGCGGGCCTATGAAAATGGCAAGCCGGTCGCCACTCCTGCCCATCTGAAGTGGAATCCGCGAGCGCCGAAGGAAGGCGAACTGACCTTCGTGGTCGGCAATCCCGGTTCAACGTCGCGGCTCTACACGCAAAGCCAGCTCGCCTTTGAACGCGAAGTGCGTCTGCCGGTGACCGTGGCTACGATGTCGGAACTGCGCGGGCGACTGATCCGAGCGATGGAGGAAAGCCCGGAGAAAAACCGCGAGGGTCTCGACTTGCTGGGCGGAATCGAAAATTCGCTCAAAGTCTATATTGGTCGGACCAAGGCGCTGAACGATCCCGCCTTTACGGCAAAGCTTGCCAAGGCCGAAGCCGACCTGAAAGCGAAGAGCGCGGGTAATGACGCCATCGGCGATCCGTGGGCGGATGTGGACGCGGCGATGCAGGCTTATCGCTCTTATTATCTGCCTGCACGTTTCACCGATCCAACTGGCGATCTTTACAATTATGCACAAGTTCTGGTGCTGGCGGCGATAGAAAGCGCAAAACCCAACGCCGAGCGGCTGCCGGGTTTTACTGACAGTGCGCTTCCGCTGACCAAGAAACGCCTGCTCGATGAGCGGCCGATCTACCCATGGCTCGACGAACTGAAGTTCGGCTGGAGCCTGTCGAAAGCGCGGGAATATCTGGGGCCAGACGATTCTGATACCAAGCTGCTGCTCGGCAAGGAAAGTCCTGAACAGCTGGCCGAGCGACTGGTTGCCGGCACCGGACTGGCGGATCCCAAGATGCGTCAGAAATTGTGGGACGGAGGCCTCGCCGCGATCGAGGCGTCGGACGATCCGATGATCCTCTACGCGCGCAAGCTGGAAGCGCGCCAGCGCGAGCTCAAGCAGCAGATTGATGAAAATTATGCCGGTCCATTGACCAACGCCGGTGCGAAGCTCGCCGACGCGCGTTTCGCGGCCTATGGGGACAAGCTATACCCCGACGCGACATTCACGCTGCGGATCAGCTATGGTCAGGTCAAAGGCTGGATGGAGCGAGGCAACCAGGTGCCGATAGCGACGACCCTCGGCGGCACGTTCGACCGTGCCACCGGCAACGAACCTTTCGATCTCGCGCCCGCTTTCGTCGCCAACAAGGACAAGATCGATCCCTCGATCACCTATGACTTCGTCTCGACCAACGATATTATCGGCGGCAATTCCGGTTCGCCAGTGATCGACAAGGCTGGCACGGTGATCGGCGCGGCGTTTGACGGAAATATCCATTCGCTGGGCGGAAATTATGGATATGATCCTGCGCTCAATCGGACCGTCTCGGTATCCGTGGCGGCGGTGCAGGAGGCGCTGGAGACGATCTATCCGGCTCCGAATCTGGTGAAGGAACTGGCGGGGAAATAG
- a CDS encoding outer membrane protein, with the protein MKSRVITPLILCSIAGAFAAPAAAQSNSAFTGPRAEIIGGYDTLRSGSDVDVDTDNDGIFENNTLDQSVDGFAYGVALGYDIDAGPVVFGIEGEYMDSTGRQEGDESVNAPFGYRINLKRDLYIGARIGAKVTPTTLLYAKGGYTNTAVESRFQDRAEADGVDLNFDDSQQVDGYRLGAGVEQLIGTGGSGNGSGAFVKLEYRYSNYSSLKYNDTLFNDNNEIGVDLDRHQVVAGVGFRF; encoded by the coding sequence ATGAAGTCCCGTGTAATCACCCCCCTCATCCTATGTTCTATCGCTGGCGCTTTCGCCGCACCGGCAGCCGCACAGTCAAACTCGGCGTTCACCGGCCCGCGCGCTGAAATCATCGGCGGCTATGACACGCTCCGTTCCGGCAGCGATGTCGATGTCGACACCGACAATGACGGCATTTTCGAAAATAACACGCTCGACCAGTCGGTCGACGGCTTCGCTTATGGCGTCGCGCTCGGCTATGACATCGATGCGGGTCCAGTGGTCTTCGGTATCGAAGGCGAATATATGGATTCGACCGGCCGTCAGGAAGGCGATGAAAGCGTCAACGCACCGTTTGGCTATCGCATCAACCTGAAGCGCGACCTCTATATCGGCGCGCGTATCGGTGCCAAGGTCACCCCGACCACCCTGCTTTATGCCAAGGGCGGCTACACCAACACCGCAGTCGAATCCCGCTTCCAGGACCGTGCTGAAGCCGATGGCGTCGATCTCAACTTCGACGACAGCCAGCAGGTTGACGGCTATCGCCTCGGTGCCGGTGTCGAACAGCTGATCGGAACCGGCGGATCCGGCAACGGTTCCGGCGCGTTCGTCAAACTCGAGTACCGCTATTCGAACTATAGCTCGCTCAAATATAACGACACATTGTTCAACGATAACAATGAAATCGGCGTCGACCTCGACCGCCACCAGGTCGTCGCGGGCGTCGGTTTCCGCTTTTAA
- a CDS encoding haloalkane dehalogenase, whose product MTIAAVRTPDERFADIPDFDFPVHYVDNLPGCEGLRAAYVDTGPADADRTFLCLHGEPSWSFLYRKMIPHFTATGARVVCPDFFGFGRSDKPTELATYTFDFHRNHILALVERLDLTNITLVVQDWGGLIGLTLPVDGDFKARLSRLIIMNTALGLGTGAGDGFNSWKEYALTVPVFDAGQIIARGTPEMSEAETAAYNAPYPDDSYQAGARKFPALVPVEPDMDGVAVSKQAAAFWSTEWSGPSFMAIGGSDPVLGPPVMKMMHGLIKGCPEPLLIEEAGHFVQEWGDIVAPAALQSFGDI is encoded by the coding sequence ATGACTATCGCCGCCGTCCGCACGCCCGATGAACGTTTCGCCGACATCCCGGACTTTGATTTTCCGGTGCATTATGTCGATAACCTGCCCGGCTGTGAAGGCTTGCGCGCCGCTTATGTCGATACCGGGCCTGCGGACGCGGATCGCACGTTCCTGTGCCTTCATGGAGAGCCGAGCTGGTCGTTCCTCTATCGCAAGATGATCCCGCATTTCACAGCCACCGGTGCGCGGGTCGTCTGCCCGGATTTCTTCGGCTTTGGCCGGTCCGACAAACCGACAGAACTCGCAACCTATACGTTCGATTTTCACCGCAATCACATATTGGCTCTGGTCGAGCGACTGGATCTGACCAATATCACATTGGTGGTGCAGGACTGGGGCGGACTGATCGGGCTGACTCTGCCGGTGGACGGCGATTTCAAGGCGCGACTGTCACGGCTGATCATCATGAATACCGCCTTGGGGCTGGGCACCGGGGCGGGCGATGGTTTCAATTCATGGAAAGAATATGCGCTGACCGTTCCGGTGTTTGACGCCGGCCAGATTATCGCGCGTGGTACGCCGGAGATGTCCGAGGCGGAAACGGCTGCCTATAATGCACCCTATCCGGATGACAGCTATCAGGCCGGTGCGCGCAAATTTCCGGCTCTGGTGCCGGTCGAACCGGATATGGACGGAGTCGCGGTCAGCAAGCAGGCTGCCGCTTTCTGGAGCACTGAATGGTCCGGGCCCAGCTTCATGGCTATCGGCGGTTCAGATCCCGTGCTCGGTCCGCCGGTGATGAAGATGATGCACGGCCTGATCAAGGGCTGTCCCGAGCCGCTGCTGATCGAGGAAGCGGGGCATTTTGTGCAGGAATGGGGTGATATCGTCGCTCCGGCTGCGCTGCAGTCATTCGGTGATATCTGA
- a CDS encoding M20/M25/M40 family metallo-hydrolase: protein MTTDNRYLPIDRRQALRGAAMAGAGAIMISPGMALSAAADNDMTAIRKAAEAGRDASIKRIQDWIKLPSIAAEDRNMAEGADYMAALAKDAGFQHVEIVPTDGHPGVFATLDAGAKRTLGIYFMYDVKQFDASEWSSPPLAGSIVDRPGFGKAIMGRGAVNQKGPEATFLAALHAIRAAGRKLPVNIVLICEGEEEIGSPHFKQVATKPNVLAALKKCEGIFIPASWQDKNGNVSVNLGSKGIVELELVASGEKWGRGPKGDIHSSLKAMVDSPSWRLVQALQTLVTPDGNTPAIDGWFENVRPLTAREKALIAETARNSDEAQRKAILGVETWIDDLPFEQALQRLAQEPTVNIEGLVAGYTGPGGKTVLPGMATAKIDLRLVPNQTRAEAETKLRAHLDANGFPDIEIRVGGGYDPTETDENSLLIRTELATYERAGITATLNPRLAGSWPGATFTAPPVSIPAGHFGMGHGAGAHAPDEYYVIESTNPKVAGLVDATMGYADFLYQLAAIK from the coding sequence ATGACCACAGATAACCGATATCTACCCATCGACCGCCGCCAGGCGCTGCGCGGAGCCGCCATGGCTGGCGCCGGCGCGATAATGATATCGCCCGGCATGGCTCTCTCCGCCGCTGCCGACAACGACATGACCGCGATCCGCAAGGCAGCCGAAGCGGGGCGCGACGCATCGATCAAGCGGATTCAGGACTGGATAAAACTCCCCTCGATCGCTGCGGAAGACCGCAATATGGCCGAAGGCGCGGATTATATGGCAGCGCTGGCCAAAGACGCCGGCTTCCAGCATGTCGAGATCGTGCCGACAGACGGTCATCCCGGCGTCTTCGCTACCCTCGATGCTGGCGCAAAGCGGACGCTGGGCATCTACTTCATGTATGACGTCAAACAATTTGACGCGTCCGAATGGTCCTCCCCGCCCCTGGCAGGCTCTATCGTCGACAGGCCCGGTTTCGGCAAGGCGATCATGGGGCGCGGAGCTGTGAACCAGAAAGGCCCGGAAGCAACCTTTCTGGCCGCGCTGCACGCCATCCGCGCAGCGGGTCGCAAGCTGCCGGTCAATATCGTGCTGATTTGCGAGGGCGAGGAAGAGATCGGCTCACCCCATTTCAAGCAGGTCGCGACCAAACCCAATGTGCTGGCTGCGCTCAAGAAATGCGAAGGCATATTCATCCCGGCGAGCTGGCAGGACAAGAATGGCAATGTCAGCGTCAATCTGGGCTCAAAGGGCATCGTCGAACTGGAACTTGTCGCGAGCGGCGAGAAATGGGGCCGCGGGCCCAAGGGCGACATTCATTCCAGCCTCAAGGCAATGGTCGACAGTCCCAGCTGGCGGCTGGTGCAGGCGCTGCAGACGTTGGTAACCCCTGACGGCAACACTCCGGCGATTGACGGATGGTTCGAAAATGTGCGGCCGCTGACCGCGCGCGAGAAGGCGCTGATCGCAGAGACCGCCCGCAATTCCGACGAAGCCCAGCGCAAGGCTATTTTGGGCGTCGAGACCTGGATCGACGACCTGCCGTTCGAACAGGCGCTCCAGCGGCTTGCGCAGGAACCCACGGTCAACATCGAAGGCCTGGTCGCTGGCTATACCGGACCCGGTGGCAAGACCGTCTTGCCGGGCATGGCCACCGCCAAGATCGATCTGCGCCTCGTCCCCAATCAGACTCGTGCTGAAGCCGAGACCAAATTGCGCGCCCATCTTGATGCCAACGGCTTCCCGGATATCGAGATCAGGGTCGGCGGCGGCTATGATCCGACCGAAACCGACGAAAACAGCCTGCTGATCCGCACCGAACTGGCCACCTATGAACGCGCGGGCATCACTGCGACGCTCAATCCGCGTCTTGCCGGGTCCTGGCCCGGAGCAACCTTCACAGCCCCGCCCGTGTCGATTCCGGCTGGCCATTTTGGCATGGGCCACGGCGCCGGCGCGCACGCGCCCGACGAATATTATGTGATCGAGTCGACCAATCCGAAGGTCGCCGGCCTGGTCGATGCGACCATGGGCTATGCTGACTTCCTGTATCAGCTGGCCGCGATCAAATAG